One window of Robiginitalea biformata HTCC2501 genomic DNA carries:
- a CDS encoding EamA family transporter — protein sequence MENRSQAPLIFAAFFAIYVIWGSTYLLNKVAVDELPPFLLAGIRFVIAGVLIFGIAALMGKKLGITRRQLLNTGLAGFLFLSFGNGMVVWALKFVDTNFAALIIAAQPLLVMLLMWLLQGHRLRPISLVGVALGILGIYLLVSQDATTRHPDAWIGILMIFAAMVAWAYGSLFVGKADLPGNSFVNTGYQMLMGGGMLLVMSLCFREPLSNPLEWQADTLWAMLLLILFGSIVAFTAFNFLLKVVSPEKVSTNTYVNPIVAMLLGWYFLDEPITLQSVVAALVLLTGVYFISTKHKTISLRRFRRSRVAR from the coding sequence ATGGAAAACCGATCCCAGGCCCCGCTCATCTTTGCGGCATTTTTCGCTATTTACGTTATCTGGGGGTCTACCTACCTGCTCAATAAGGTGGCCGTGGACGAACTGCCTCCTTTTTTACTGGCCGGCATCCGTTTTGTGATTGCCGGGGTTTTGATTTTTGGAATAGCGGCCCTGATGGGAAAAAAACTGGGCATTACGCGGCGCCAGTTGCTGAACACGGGACTAGCGGGGTTCCTTTTTTTGAGTTTCGGCAACGGGATGGTGGTTTGGGCATTGAAATTCGTGGATACGAATTTTGCTGCCCTGATCATTGCGGCCCAGCCCCTGCTCGTGATGCTCCTGATGTGGCTCCTGCAGGGCCATCGGCTGCGCCCCATCTCCCTGGTGGGTGTAGCCCTGGGGATTCTCGGGATCTACCTGCTCGTAAGCCAGGACGCCACCACGCGGCACCCGGACGCCTGGATCGGGATTCTCATGATCTTTGCCGCCATGGTGGCATGGGCCTATGGGAGCCTGTTTGTTGGCAAGGCTGATTTACCCGGGAATTCCTTCGTAAACACGGGTTACCAGATGCTAATGGGCGGAGGGATGCTGCTGGTCATGAGCCTGTGCTTCCGGGAGCCCCTGAGCAACCCCCTGGAATGGCAGGCGGATACGCTCTGGGCCATGCTGCTGCTGATTCTCTTTGGCAGCATTGTGGCATTTACGGCATTCAACTTCCTGCTGAAGGTGGTTTCGCCCGAAAAAGTGTCGACCAACACCTACGTAAACCCGATTGTGGCGATGCTCCTGGGCTGGTACTTCCTGGATGAGCCTATCACATTACAATCCGTGGTGGCTGCCCTGGTGCTGCTCACCGGTGTTTATTTTATCAGCACAAAACACAAGACCATCAGCCTCCGCCGATTTCGCAGATCCCGGGTAGCCCGTTAG
- a CDS encoding PQQ-dependent sugar dehydrogenase has translation MDLKHHLTLYGTACLALLLLAGCGEDPKQPEDATKARPEFTSNLPLDSLNLPPGFYAHTFAEDLEGARSMAMGDKGTLFVGTRGTNKLYALVDEDGDYRADRTIVLDTTLEVPNGVAFRNGSLYVAQVDRLLRFDGIEDRLDNPPDPVVVYDDYPDKFHHGWKYIAFGPDDKLYVPVGAPCNICDSTSVDERFATITRMDPDGSNREIVARGVRNTVGFTWHPETEELWFTDNGRDMMGDDIPPCELNRVTETGQHFGYPFCHGGTIPDPDFGDQRPCDDFVAPVQNLGAHVAPLGVKFVSGDMFPEAYQGHLLIAEHGSWNRSEKSGYRLTLVKLKDGESVGYEPFIDGWLNHENQTRWGRPVDLMFLEDGSLLVSDDFGNAIYRIVYDGQEMASAE, from the coding sequence ATGGATTTGAAACACCATTTGACACTTTACGGAACTGCCTGCCTGGCTTTGCTCCTGCTGGCTGGCTGCGGGGAGGATCCCAAACAACCGGAGGACGCAACCAAAGCGCGTCCGGAGTTTACCTCGAACCTGCCCCTGGACAGCCTGAACCTGCCGCCGGGCTTCTACGCCCATACCTTTGCGGAAGACCTGGAGGGCGCCCGTTCGATGGCGATGGGCGACAAGGGGACCCTGTTTGTGGGTACGCGGGGGACCAACAAGCTCTATGCCCTGGTAGACGAAGACGGCGATTACCGGGCAGACCGGACCATTGTCCTGGATACCACCCTGGAGGTACCCAACGGGGTAGCCTTCCGGAACGGCTCCCTGTATGTGGCCCAGGTAGACCGGTTGTTGCGTTTCGATGGCATTGAAGACCGGCTGGACAACCCGCCGGACCCCGTGGTTGTGTATGACGATTACCCGGATAAATTCCACCATGGCTGGAAATACATCGCCTTTGGACCGGACGACAAGCTGTACGTGCCTGTGGGGGCACCCTGCAACATCTGCGACAGTACTTCAGTGGATGAACGGTTTGCAACCATCACGCGGATGGACCCGGATGGCAGCAATCGGGAAATTGTGGCCCGGGGGGTCCGCAATACCGTGGGATTTACCTGGCACCCTGAAACGGAAGAACTTTGGTTCACCGACAACGGCAGGGATATGATGGGGGACGACATCCCGCCCTGTGAACTGAACCGGGTTACGGAAACGGGGCAGCATTTCGGATATCCCTTTTGCCATGGAGGGACAATTCCCGACCCGGACTTCGGCGACCAGCGACCCTGTGACGATTTTGTCGCCCCGGTGCAAAACCTGGGCGCCCACGTAGCTCCCCTGGGCGTTAAATTCGTTTCTGGGGACATGTTCCCGGAGGCTTATCAGGGCCACCTGCTCATTGCCGAACACGGCTCCTGGAACCGCAGCGAAAAATCGGGATACCGCCTGACCCTGGTGAAGCTAAAGGATGGCGAATCGGTTGGATATGAACCCTTTATTGACGGGTGGCTCAACCACGAGAACCAGACCCGCTGGGGCCGGCCGGTAGACCTGATGTTTCTGGAAGACGGATCGCTACTGGTTTCCGACGATTTCGGGAATGCCATTTACCGGATTGTCTACGACGGACAGGAGATGGCTTCAGCCGAATAA
- the treS gene encoding maltose alpha-D-glucosyltransferase, with translation MSKGIKIDDEKHWYKDAIIYELHIKAFFDSNGDGIGDFQGLIQKLDYLEDLGVTAIWVLPFYPSPLRDDGYDIADYYNINPSYGKLRDFKRFIREAHNRGLKVITELVINHTSDQHPWFQRARKAPPGSRHRDYYVWSDDPGKYKDVRIIFTDTEPSNWTWDPEAKAYFWHRFFSHQPDLNFDSPDVQQEVFDIMDFWCELGVDGFRLDAVPYLFEREGTNCENLPQTHEFLKKLRAHIDSKYDNKLFLAEANMWPEDSAAYFGKGDECHMNYHFPIMPRMFMALKMEDRYPIIDIIDQTPEIPPTCQWAIFLRNHDELTLEMVTDEERDYMYKVYTKDPQAKINVGIRHRLAPLLENNRSKIELMNVLLFSLPGTPVIYYGDEIGMGDNFYLGDRDGVRTPMQWTGDRNAGFSTANPHKLYLPTIIDPEYKYEAVNVESQQINSSSLLWWMKRIIGMRKRYKAFGRGNIEFLAPANAKIIAFIRAYEGEQILVLCNLSRFAQAADLELGTFEGHTPVEVFSRNRFPRIGREPYLFTLAPFGYYWLSLEQDERLVEAGPPPRLKADKWSGLMSKPLRKKLQEEVLPRYLDNADWYAGRNRIRQSLEIRNSAALPLRGLPSRWLVVKTSYNDGLPEHYQLLVAWIPEARREALRDLPDAAILAEMQLGSEPGVLIDAIYEEPFRMALLQWVRQGKRFETDGGELHFSRGKRKFPAPSDPMKSRILPSGQTFSSLQYDDRYHLKLYRRLDDTLNPDLELAHFLSEETTYEHVPDYLGAVTFSAAGRTTLALGLAQELDPSQGTAWEYTRDAFHMFFERALAAGEETKFKPPKGGLTDPLRFEDLPELLKDLMGSALPERIVQLGERTAGLHRALASQPGREGFEHEAFSLHYQRSVYSSLQGLTRDAFDKLRKSLKRLPEEIQEEAREVLGLKNDVLQCFKRIFSHKMEAVKIRTHGDFHLDQVLWTGRDFLIRNFEGEPMRPFSERRLKRSPLRDVAAMIRSLHYAVYGALHESDLLGGEGNEIQEYWAQIWNRASTRLYLSGYLKSLDGPGFIPEDPDDYRILLETFLLEKAVYELGYELEHRPDWVLIPLRGIRSVLREAGFLSS, from the coding sequence GTGAGTAAAGGGATTAAAATTGACGATGAGAAACACTGGTATAAAGATGCCATAATCTACGAATTGCATATCAAGGCATTTTTTGACAGCAACGGGGATGGAATCGGGGATTTTCAGGGCCTGATCCAGAAACTGGACTATCTTGAGGACCTCGGGGTTACGGCCATCTGGGTCCTCCCCTTCTACCCTTCCCCACTGCGGGACGACGGTTACGACATCGCCGATTACTACAATATCAACCCCTCCTACGGAAAACTCAGGGACTTCAAGCGGTTTATCCGCGAAGCGCACAACCGCGGACTCAAGGTGATTACCGAGTTGGTAATCAACCATACCTCCGACCAGCACCCCTGGTTCCAGCGCGCCCGGAAGGCACCCCCCGGTTCCCGCCACAGGGATTACTACGTATGGAGTGACGACCCTGGAAAATACAAAGATGTCCGCATCATCTTCACGGATACCGAACCCTCCAACTGGACCTGGGACCCGGAGGCCAAAGCCTATTTCTGGCATCGGTTCTTTTCCCACCAGCCCGACCTGAATTTCGACAGCCCGGACGTACAGCAGGAGGTCTTCGACATTATGGATTTCTGGTGCGAACTGGGAGTGGATGGATTCCGGCTGGATGCAGTCCCCTACTTGTTCGAACGGGAGGGCACCAATTGTGAAAACCTGCCCCAGACCCATGAATTCCTCAAAAAACTCCGGGCACATATCGACAGCAAGTACGACAACAAGCTCTTTCTGGCCGAGGCGAATATGTGGCCCGAAGACAGTGCGGCTTATTTTGGCAAGGGCGATGAATGCCATATGAATTACCACTTCCCGATTATGCCGCGCATGTTCATGGCATTGAAAATGGAGGACCGCTACCCGATCATCGACATCATCGACCAGACTCCGGAAATTCCCCCAACCTGCCAATGGGCCATCTTCCTGAGGAACCACGATGAATTAACCCTGGAGATGGTAACCGACGAGGAACGGGATTACATGTATAAGGTTTACACCAAAGACCCCCAGGCCAAGATCAATGTGGGGATCCGCCACCGCCTGGCACCCCTGCTGGAAAACAACCGAAGCAAGATCGAGCTGATGAATGTACTCCTGTTTTCCCTTCCGGGTACGCCGGTCATCTACTACGGGGACGAAATCGGCATGGGGGACAATTTTTACCTGGGAGACCGGGACGGCGTTCGCACCCCCATGCAGTGGACCGGGGACCGCAATGCGGGTTTTTCCACTGCAAATCCCCATAAACTGTACCTCCCGACCATCATCGATCCGGAATACAAATACGAGGCGGTCAATGTGGAGTCCCAGCAAATCAACAGTTCCTCCCTCCTTTGGTGGATGAAGCGGATTATCGGCATGAGGAAACGCTACAAGGCGTTCGGGCGGGGGAACATAGAGTTCCTGGCCCCGGCCAACGCAAAGATAATCGCATTTATCCGGGCTTATGAAGGGGAACAGATACTCGTATTGTGCAACCTGTCGCGTTTTGCCCAGGCCGCCGACCTGGAACTCGGAACATTCGAAGGGCATACCCCGGTGGAGGTTTTCAGCCGGAACCGTTTTCCGCGAATCGGCCGGGAACCGTATTTGTTTACCCTGGCGCCTTTCGGCTACTATTGGCTCTCACTGGAGCAGGACGAACGCCTGGTGGAAGCCGGCCCCCCGCCCCGCTTAAAAGCCGACAAATGGAGTGGCCTGATGTCGAAGCCCCTTCGGAAAAAACTCCAGGAGGAAGTATTGCCGCGCTATCTGGATAACGCAGACTGGTACGCCGGGAGGAACCGGATTCGACAGAGCCTGGAAATCCGCAATTCGGCCGCCTTGCCCCTTCGCGGCTTGCCGAGCCGGTGGCTCGTGGTAAAAACCAGTTATAACGACGGCCTGCCGGAACACTACCAGTTGCTGGTGGCGTGGATCCCGGAGGCCCGGCGGGAAGCCCTTCGCGACCTGCCGGATGCAGCGATACTCGCAGAGATGCAGCTCGGTTCGGAACCCGGTGTCCTCATCGATGCCATTTACGAGGAGCCTTTCCGGATGGCCCTTCTGCAATGGGTGCGGCAGGGGAAAAGATTCGAAACTGACGGGGGCGAACTGCACTTCAGCCGCGGCAAAAGGAAATTCCCGGCCCCTTCGGACCCCATGAAATCCCGGATCCTGCCTTCCGGCCAGACGTTCAGTTCCCTGCAATACGACGACCGCTACCACCTGAAACTCTATCGCCGACTGGACGATACGCTCAACCCGGATCTGGAACTCGCCCATTTCCTCTCGGAGGAAACCACGTATGAGCATGTCCCGGATTATCTGGGGGCAGTGACCTTTTCAGCAGCGGGAAGGACTACGCTGGCCCTGGGATTGGCCCAGGAACTCGACCCCAGCCAGGGGACGGCCTGGGAATATACCCGGGATGCCTTCCACATGTTTTTTGAACGGGCCCTGGCAGCCGGGGAGGAAACTAAATTCAAGCCACCAAAAGGCGGCCTGACGGATCCGTTGCGTTTCGAAGACCTTCCGGAACTGTTGAAAGATCTGATGGGGAGCGCCCTGCCCGAACGCATTGTGCAACTGGGAGAGCGCACGGCCGGACTGCACCGGGCCCTGGCGTCCCAACCCGGGCGGGAAGGCTTTGAACACGAGGCCTTTTCCCTGCACTACCAGCGCTCGGTCTATTCCTCCCTGCAGGGATTGACCCGGGATGCATTTGACAAGCTTAGGAAATCCCTCAAGCGGCTCCCCGAGGAAATCCAGGAGGAAGCCCGGGAGGTGCTGGGCCTGAAGAACGACGTCCTCCAGTGTTTCAAACGGATATTCTCCCATAAAATGGAGGCGGTTAAAATCCGAACACATGGGGATTTCCACCTCGACCAGGTCTTGTGGACCGGTCGGGATTTCCTGATTCGGAATTTTGAGGGCGAGCCCATGCGGCCTTTCTCGGAACGCAGATTGAAGCGCTCCCCCCTAAGGGACGTCGCGGCCATGATCCGTTCGTTGCATTATGCAGTTTACGGCGCCTTACACGAAAGCGACTTGCTGGGCGGCGAAGGCAATGAAATTCAGGAATACTGGGCGCAAATATGGAATCGGGCCAGTACGAGGCTCTACCTGAGCGGATACCTGAAATCCCTGGACGGTCCGGGCTTTATCCCCGAGGACCCCGACGACTACCGCATCCTGTTGGAAACCTTCCTGCTGGAAAAGGCGGTGTACGAACTCGGGTATGAACTGGAACACCGCCCGGACTGGGTGTTGATCCCATTGAGAGGAATTCGTTCCGTGCTCCGGGAAGCCGGGTTTCTCAGTTCCTGA
- a CDS encoding OsmC family protein yields the protein MKFTRKASALWKGGGKEGSGTLSSASGVLEQTPYSFNTRFADTKGTNPEELVGAAHAGCFAMQLSFLIGEEGYTPDSLDVSAEVHFEDGKVTDIHLNLRGKVPGMQAEAFEKTAQKAKEVCPISNLLNAKIHLEAQLV from the coding sequence ATGAAATTTACCCGTAAAGCAAGCGCCCTGTGGAAAGGGGGCGGCAAAGAAGGCAGCGGCACCCTCAGCAGTGCCAGCGGCGTATTGGAACAAACCCCTTATTCCTTTAATACCCGGTTTGCAGATACCAAAGGGACGAATCCTGAAGAACTGGTCGGCGCAGCCCATGCAGGTTGTTTTGCCATGCAACTCAGTTTTCTCATTGGGGAAGAAGGGTACACACCAGATAGCCTGGACGTTTCGGCCGAAGTCCATTTTGAGGACGGGAAGGTAACCGACATTCACCTGAACCTCCGTGGGAAAGTACCCGGAATGCAGGCAGAGGCATTTGAAAAAACCGCCCAGAAGGCAAAGGAAGTGTGCCCGATTTCCAACCTCCTCAATGCAAAGATCCACCTGGAAGCCCAACTCGTTTGA
- a CDS encoding SDR family NAD(P)-dependent oxidoreductase translates to MELKGQNILVTGASQGIGAAVARELLGQGGRIIAHYNKNREAAESLAKAHPDSKVATLAANLENPAETEELFRKSLEALGHLDALVLNAGVFLPHPPEMATADWWQVWRKTLAINLDACGLLTKLALEHFKMRGGGRLVYIGSRAAFRGETEDFLGYAASKGGLTSLARSVARAFGRDRIVAFTIAPGFTRTEMAETFIRQKGEKILQDEIALPNLTVPGDIAPLVAFMCSGKMDHATGTTVDMNAGSYMH, encoded by the coding sequence ATGGAACTGAAAGGACAAAATATACTGGTTACCGGGGCTTCCCAGGGTATCGGAGCGGCGGTAGCCCGGGAACTTCTCGGGCAGGGGGGGCGTATCATCGCCCACTATAACAAAAACCGGGAAGCTGCCGAGTCGTTGGCCAAAGCACATCCGGATTCGAAAGTTGCGACCCTCGCTGCCAACCTCGAGAACCCGGCGGAAACAGAGGAACTCTTCCGTAAAAGCCTGGAGGCATTGGGCCACCTGGATGCTTTGGTGCTCAATGCAGGTGTTTTCCTGCCGCACCCGCCGGAAATGGCAACTGCAGATTGGTGGCAGGTATGGCGAAAGACCCTGGCTATTAACCTGGACGCTTGCGGATTGCTTACGAAACTGGCCCTGGAGCATTTTAAAATGCGGGGTGGCGGCCGACTGGTCTATATCGGGAGCCGGGCGGCCTTCCGGGGTGAGACCGAAGATTTTCTGGGATATGCCGCGTCAAAGGGGGGGCTGACTTCCCTGGCCCGATCCGTGGCGCGAGCCTTCGGGCGGGACCGGATCGTGGCGTTCACCATTGCCCCGGGTTTTACCCGTACCGAAATGGCGGAAACGTTTATTCGCCAGAAAGGCGAGAAAATACTGCAGGATGAAATCGCTTTGCCCAACCTGACGGTTCCCGGGGACATCGCCCCCCTGGTGGCCTTTATGTGCAGCGGCAAAATGGACCACGCCACGGGCACCACCGTCGATATGAATGCCGGGAGTTATATGCATTGA
- a CDS encoding GH3 family domain-containing protein, with amino-acid sequence MPLLGAIIKKAIEAGAIIKPDQNHLDQQESQLRSLLEKARDTAFGKHHGFDALLGADDIRKAFREQVPYFDYNRMHEGWWKKQLDGSPDISWPGKPDYYALSSGTTGSSSKRIPVTDEMIKSIRNAGIRQVLSLRNFDLPSEFFEKEILMLGSSTDLQEQGEFREGEISGISAGNIPFWFRSYYKPGEEIARIDDWDDRVQRIADRASDWDIGALSGIPSWIELMLRKVIDTHGLRDIHEIWPNLRVYTSGGVAFGPYRKSFQSLMGREITVIDTYLASEGFLALQTRPETDAMQLLTDNGIYFEFVPFVPENLEEDGSIRQEAPSLGLDQVEADTDYALVISTVSGAWRYLIGDTVAFSDTGRAEIHITGRTKFFLNTVGSQLSVQKLDAGVQHLENTFDMAIPEYTLAAIRLDDGFHHCWYLGSRDSRDSKELASSLDNHLQEANKNYRVARSKALEGVKVQVVDPEIFYGWNESQKKKGGQVKMERVMDPDKFSQWEEFVRNQGTGQESAASS; translated from the coding sequence ATGCCATTACTGGGAGCTATCATCAAGAAGGCCATCGAGGCCGGGGCCATCATAAAACCGGATCAGAACCACTTGGATCAACAGGAGTCGCAACTGCGCAGCTTGCTTGAGAAGGCGAGGGATACGGCATTTGGGAAACACCATGGGTTTGATGCCTTATTAGGGGCCGACGACATACGCAAGGCATTCCGGGAACAGGTACCCTATTTTGACTACAACCGGATGCACGAGGGCTGGTGGAAAAAACAGCTGGACGGATCCCCGGATATCAGTTGGCCGGGCAAACCGGATTACTATGCGCTCTCATCCGGGACCACCGGCAGCAGCAGTAAGCGGATCCCGGTAACCGACGAGATGATCAAGAGCATCCGAAATGCCGGGATCCGGCAGGTATTATCCCTGCGCAACTTTGACCTGCCTTCGGAATTCTTCGAAAAAGAGATTCTGATGCTCGGGAGCTCCACGGATTTACAGGAGCAGGGGGAATTTCGAGAAGGCGAGATTTCAGGTATCAGTGCCGGGAATATTCCCTTTTGGTTCCGGAGTTACTATAAACCCGGGGAGGAAATTGCCCGGATCGACGACTGGGACGACCGCGTTCAGCGAATTGCCGACCGTGCCTCTGATTGGGACATCGGGGCTCTGAGCGGTATCCCCAGCTGGATTGAACTGATGCTTCGCAAGGTCATCGACACCCACGGGCTCCGGGACATCCATGAAATCTGGCCCAACCTTCGGGTATATACCTCCGGGGGGGTGGCCTTTGGCCCGTACCGGAAGAGTTTTCAGTCGCTTATGGGCCGGGAAATTACCGTCATCGATACCTATCTGGCTTCGGAAGGTTTCCTGGCACTGCAAACCCGGCCGGAAACCGACGCAATGCAGTTGCTCACGGATAATGGAATTTACTTTGAATTCGTTCCTTTCGTCCCCGAGAATCTGGAAGAAGACGGGAGCATACGGCAGGAGGCCCCCAGCCTGGGCCTGGACCAGGTGGAAGCCGATACAGATTACGCCCTGGTAATTAGTACGGTTTCGGGGGCATGGCGTTACCTGATCGGAGACACGGTGGCATTCTCGGATACCGGCCGGGCGGAAATCCATATTACGGGAAGGACCAAATTCTTCCTGAACACAGTGGGCTCCCAATTATCGGTGCAAAAACTGGATGCCGGGGTGCAGCACCTGGAAAATACCTTTGACATGGCCATCCCGGAATACACCCTGGCGGCGATCCGCCTGGACGACGGATTTCACCATTGTTGGTACCTGGGCAGCCGGGATTCCAGAGACTCAAAGGAACTGGCCTCCTCCCTGGACAACCACCTCCAGGAAGCCAATAAGAATTATCGGGTGGCGAGGTCCAAAGCGCTTGAGGGGGTGAAGGTACAGGTTGTGGACCCGGAAATCTTCTACGGCTGGAACGAGTCGCAAAAAAAGAAGGGGGGACAGGTTAAGATGGAACGTGTCATGGATCCCGATAAGTTTTCCCAGTGGGAGGAATTTGTCCGGAACCAGGGTACAGGTCAGGAATCCGCAGCCAGCTCCTGA